The Neomonachus schauinslandi chromosome 11, ASM220157v2, whole genome shotgun sequence genome contains a region encoding:
- the MS4A2 gene encoding high affinity immunoglobulin epsilon receptor subunit beta, protein MDPENSRAGLALPNPQAPSSAPEIELSEVSLHENPLLEKAASSPPCHTWLIFLKRELEFLGVTQILVGLICLCFGTIVCSVINMSEFKEDIFSSFKAGYPFWGAVFFAISGFLPFMAEKKHATYLVWGTLGANTVSSIAAGIGIFILTVNLKRSLVYIYNCQEAYREDFCFMACFSMEIVTMILFLTILGFCSAVSLIIYGVGEVVQGNKIAEDRLYEELNIYSPIYSELEDKVEASSPADS, encoded by the exons ATGGACCCTGAAAATAGCAGAGCAGGTCTTGCTCTCCCAAACCCACAAGCGCCCTCCAG TGCACCTGAAATTGAACTTTCAGAAGTATCTCTCCATGAAAATCCCTTACTGGAGAAGGCTGCTTCATCCCCACCATGCCATACATGGCTGATATTTTTGAAGAGGGAGCTGGAATTTCTGGGG GTAACCCAAATTCTGGTTGGCTTGATATGTCTTTGTTTTGGAACAATTGTCTGCTCCGTGATCAATATGTCAGAatttaaagaagacattttttcatcatttaaagCAGGCTACCCATTCTGGGGAGCAGTGTTT TTtgctatttctggatttttgccATTTATGGCTGAAAAGAAACATGCTACTTATCTG GTGTGGGGAACCCTGGGGGCCAACACTGTCAGCAGCATCGCTGCTGGGATAGGAATCTTCATCCTGACGGTCAACCTGAAGAGGAGCTTGGTTTATATCTACAACTGCCAGGAAGCTTACAGAGAGGACTTCTGCTTTATGGCTTGTTTTTCCATG GAAATCGTGACAATGATCTTGTTTCTCACCATTCTGGGATTTTGCAGTGCTGTGTCCCTCATAATCTATGGGGTTGGAGAAGTAGTCCAAGGGAACAAG ATTGCAGAAGATCGTCTTTAtgaagaattaaatatatattcaccaATTTACAGTGAGTTGGAAGACAAAGTGGAGGCATCTTCTCCCGCTGATTCATAA